A single region of the Calonectris borealis unplaced genomic scaffold, bCalBor7.hap1.2 HAP1_SCAFFOLD_77, whole genome shotgun sequence genome encodes:
- the LOC142076663 gene encoding uncharacterized protein LOC142076663 isoform X2, translated as MRSKSTSDSWDSHDESRGRRRCRGPGWDNASEGVLVTGLGTFAMVQEQFHGEGEVYVVRRPVFRLDVDALRLQELAFPTVVIPGDVKIKPLNYKWLSQATSFPRHVVKNCVQETVLLYSFQLRNRQRLAFAFKGIGVLSCKDDVLCMRFYYDCVTGLASKASRIALLRTRLWMPGAAVSSGATTARETQAAPAHAFPRFQFLVIRGAVAKGFSTWHEKAAEKHKIRRGTGAGPCCPGAEGHPDKLLQRRVKLSLPVLPSQGPGTRQQDMGKETSASVLPPCPGSSPRTKEAGRQETAPPARPTAALPSSEGCRRALQEVWQLSAEWEQVKTGWQERRQQAQAEWAAWEAWSAGEDRQPPQALGTGGAWTPHPPAQPRGKEVNERWRKAENPLPAEEMAAAAQLKRLQPDHLSPRALQVLRRLEPHQARRNIFKHVAENNRRHQEQQRQLPCTRCQYRSRGEGAGAAAVAAAVSKGAGRLLSCRDPPINTK; from the exons ATGAGGTCAAAAAGCACATCAGACAGCTGGGACAGTCAcgatgagagcagagggagaaggaggtgcaGGGGACCCGGCTGGGACAATGCTTCCGAG GGTGTCCTGGTCACAGGACTCGGGACCTTCGCTATGGTCCAAGAGCAATTCCACGGCGAAGGAGAGGTGTATGTGGTCCGAAGACCCGTCTTCCGGCTGGACGTGGATGCGTTACGTCTGCAGGAGCTCGCGTTCCCCACAGTGGTTATCCCTG GCGATGTCAAGATCAAGCCACTGAACTACAAGTGGCTATCGCAAGCCACCTCCTTCCCGCGGCACGTGGTGAAGAACTGTGTGCAAGAGACCGTACTCTTGTACTCtttccagctgaggaacaggCAGCGCCTCGCCTTCGCCTTCAAGGGCATTGGCGTTCTGTCCTGCAAAGACGACGTCCTGTGCATGCGGTTTTATTACGACTGCGTCACAGGGCTGGCGAGCAAGGCCAGCCGGATTGCACTGCTTCGCACT AGGCTGTGGATGCCAGGTGCAGCTGTCTCCAGTGGAGCCACCACCGCTCGGGAgacacaggctgctcctgcccacgCGTTCCCAAG gTTTCAGTTCCTGGTGATCCGCGGAGCAGTGGCCAAGGGTTTCTCCACCTGGCACgagaaggctgcagaaaagcacaagatCAGAAGAGGCACGGGAGCGGGTCCCTGCTGTCCAG gtgCAGAGGGGCATCCTGACAAGCTGCTGCAGAGGCGGGTGAAGCTTTCCCTCCCCGTGCTGCCAAGCCAGGGGCCAGGCACAAGGCAGCaagacatggggaaggagacTTCTGCCAG TGTGCTCCCCCCATGTCCGGGCAGCTCCCCCAGGacgaaggaggcaggcaggcaggagacaGCTCCTCCAGCCAGGCCCACCGCTGCACTCCCGTcctctgaaggctgcaggagagcGTTGCAG GAGGTCTGGCAGCtgtctgcagagtgggagcaagTGAAGACCGGGTGGCAAGAGCGGCGACAGCAAGCCCAGGCAGAATGGGCGGCGTGGGAAGCCTGGTCTGCAGGGGAGGACCGACAGCCGCCCCAG GCACTCGGCACTGGAGGCGCTTGGactccccaccctccagcccagcccaggggaaaggaggtcaacgagaggtggaggaaggctgaaaaccctctcccagcagaggagatggcagcagcagcccagctgaagaGACTCCAGCCTGA CCACCTTTCCCCACGAGCGCTCCAGGTCCTCAGAAGGCTGGAGCCGCATCAGGCACGGAGGAACATATTCAAGCACGTCGCTGAGAACAACAGACGGCAtcaagagcagcagaggcagctccccTG cACTAGATGCCAGTaccgcagcagaggggaaggtgccGGAGCGGCGGCTGTGGCAGCGGCTGTTAGCAAAGGGGCTGGGAGGCTTCTCAGCTGCCGAGATCCacctataaatacaaaataa
- the LOC142076663 gene encoding uncharacterized protein LOC142076663 isoform X5, whose amino-acid sequence MVQEQFHGEGEVYVVRRPVFRLDVDALRLQELAFPTVVIPGDVKIKPLNYKWLSQATSFPRHVVKNCVQETVLLYSFQLRNRQRLAFAFKGIGVLSCKDDVLCMRFYYDCVTGLASKASRIALLRTRLWMPGAAVSSGATTARETQAAPAHAFPRFQFLVIRGAVAKGFSTWHEKAAEKHKIRRGTGAGPCCPGAEGHPDKLLQRRVKLSLPVLPSQGPGTRQQDMGKETSASVLPPCPGSSPRTKEAGRQETAPPARPTAALPSSEGCRRALQEVWQLSAEWEQVKTGWQERRQQAQAEWAAWEAWSAGEDRQPPQALGTGGAWTPHPPAQPRGKEVNERWRKAENPLPAEEMAAAAQLKRLQPDHLSPRALQVLRRLEPHQARRNIFKHVAENNRRHQEQQRQLPCTRCQYRSRGEGAGAAAVAAAVSKGAGRLLSCRDPPINTK is encoded by the exons ATGGTCCAAGAGCAATTCCACGGCGAAGGAGAGGTGTATGTGGTCCGAAGACCCGTCTTCCGGCTGGACGTGGATGCGTTACGTCTGCAGGAGCTCGCGTTCCCCACAGTGGTTATCCCTG GCGATGTCAAGATCAAGCCACTGAACTACAAGTGGCTATCGCAAGCCACCTCCTTCCCGCGGCACGTGGTGAAGAACTGTGTGCAAGAGACCGTACTCTTGTACTCtttccagctgaggaacaggCAGCGCCTCGCCTTCGCCTTCAAGGGCATTGGCGTTCTGTCCTGCAAAGACGACGTCCTGTGCATGCGGTTTTATTACGACTGCGTCACAGGGCTGGCGAGCAAGGCCAGCCGGATTGCACTGCTTCGCACT AGGCTGTGGATGCCAGGTGCAGCTGTCTCCAGTGGAGCCACCACCGCTCGGGAgacacaggctgctcctgcccacgCGTTCCCAAG gTTTCAGTTCCTGGTGATCCGCGGAGCAGTGGCCAAGGGTTTCTCCACCTGGCACgagaaggctgcagaaaagcacaagatCAGAAGAGGCACGGGAGCGGGTCCCTGCTGTCCAG gtgCAGAGGGGCATCCTGACAAGCTGCTGCAGAGGCGGGTGAAGCTTTCCCTCCCCGTGCTGCCAAGCCAGGGGCCAGGCACAAGGCAGCaagacatggggaaggagacTTCTGCCAG TGTGCTCCCCCCATGTCCGGGCAGCTCCCCCAGGacgaaggaggcaggcaggcaggagacaGCTCCTCCAGCCAGGCCCACCGCTGCACTCCCGTcctctgaaggctgcaggagagcGTTGCAG GAGGTCTGGCAGCtgtctgcagagtgggagcaagTGAAGACCGGGTGGCAAGAGCGGCGACAGCAAGCCCAGGCAGAATGGGCGGCGTGGGAAGCCTGGTCTGCAGGGGAGGACCGACAGCCGCCCCAG GCACTCGGCACTGGAGGCGCTTGGactccccaccctccagcccagcccaggggaaaggaggtcaacgagaggtggaggaaggctgaaaaccctctcccagcagaggagatggcagcagcagcccagctgaagaGACTCCAGCCTGA CCACCTTTCCCCACGAGCGCTCCAGGTCCTCAGAAGGCTGGAGCCGCATCAGGCACGGAGGAACATATTCAAGCACGTCGCTGAGAACAACAGACGGCAtcaagagcagcagaggcagctccccTG cACTAGATGCCAGTaccgcagcagaggggaaggtgccGGAGCGGCGGCTGTGGCAGCGGCTGTTAGCAAAGGGGCTGGGAGGCTTCTCAGCTGCCGAGATCCacctataaatacaaaataa
- the LOC142076663 gene encoding uncharacterized protein LOC142076663 isoform X3 gives MPQRHFGMADVVSIWDAVSAYILGQLKLDKGVLVTGLGTFAMVQEQFHGEGEVYVVRRPVFRLDVDALRLQELAFPTVVIPGDVKIKPLNYKWLSQATSFPRHVVKNCVQETVLLYSFQLRNRQRLAFAFKGIGVLSCKDDVLCMRFYYDCVTGLASKASRIALLRTRLWMPGAAVSSGATTARETQAAPAHAFPRFQFLVIRGAVAKGFSTWHEKAAEKHKIRRGTGAGPCCPGAEGHPDKLLQRRVKLSLPVLPSQGPGTRQQDMGKETSASVLPPCPGSSPRTKEAGRQETAPPARPTAALPSSEGCRRALQEVWQLSAEWEQVKTGWQERRQQAQAEWAAWEAWSAGEDRQPPQALGTGGAWTPHPPAQPRGKEVNERWRKAENPLPAEEMAAAAQLKRLQPDHLSPRALQVLRRLEPHQARRNIFKHVAENNRRHQEQQRQLPCTRCQYRSRGEGAGAAAVAAAVSKGAGRLLSCRDPPINTK, from the exons ATGTTGTGTCTATCTGGGATGCTGTGTCTGCGTACATCCTGGGACAGCTGAAGCTGGACAAG GGTGTCCTGGTCACAGGACTCGGGACCTTCGCTATGGTCCAAGAGCAATTCCACGGCGAAGGAGAGGTGTATGTGGTCCGAAGACCCGTCTTCCGGCTGGACGTGGATGCGTTACGTCTGCAGGAGCTCGCGTTCCCCACAGTGGTTATCCCTG GCGATGTCAAGATCAAGCCACTGAACTACAAGTGGCTATCGCAAGCCACCTCCTTCCCGCGGCACGTGGTGAAGAACTGTGTGCAAGAGACCGTACTCTTGTACTCtttccagctgaggaacaggCAGCGCCTCGCCTTCGCCTTCAAGGGCATTGGCGTTCTGTCCTGCAAAGACGACGTCCTGTGCATGCGGTTTTATTACGACTGCGTCACAGGGCTGGCGAGCAAGGCCAGCCGGATTGCACTGCTTCGCACT AGGCTGTGGATGCCAGGTGCAGCTGTCTCCAGTGGAGCCACCACCGCTCGGGAgacacaggctgctcctgcccacgCGTTCCCAAG gTTTCAGTTCCTGGTGATCCGCGGAGCAGTGGCCAAGGGTTTCTCCACCTGGCACgagaaggctgcagaaaagcacaagatCAGAAGAGGCACGGGAGCGGGTCCCTGCTGTCCAG gtgCAGAGGGGCATCCTGACAAGCTGCTGCAGAGGCGGGTGAAGCTTTCCCTCCCCGTGCTGCCAAGCCAGGGGCCAGGCACAAGGCAGCaagacatggggaaggagacTTCTGCCAG TGTGCTCCCCCCATGTCCGGGCAGCTCCCCCAGGacgaaggaggcaggcaggcaggagacaGCTCCTCCAGCCAGGCCCACCGCTGCACTCCCGTcctctgaaggctgcaggagagcGTTGCAG GAGGTCTGGCAGCtgtctgcagagtgggagcaagTGAAGACCGGGTGGCAAGAGCGGCGACAGCAAGCCCAGGCAGAATGGGCGGCGTGGGAAGCCTGGTCTGCAGGGGAGGACCGACAGCCGCCCCAG GCACTCGGCACTGGAGGCGCTTGGactccccaccctccagcccagcccaggggaaaggaggtcaacgagaggtggaggaaggctgaaaaccctctcccagcagaggagatggcagcagcagcccagctgaagaGACTCCAGCCTGA CCACCTTTCCCCACGAGCGCTCCAGGTCCTCAGAAGGCTGGAGCCGCATCAGGCACGGAGGAACATATTCAAGCACGTCGCTGAGAACAACAGACGGCAtcaagagcagcagaggcagctccccTG cACTAGATGCCAGTaccgcagcagaggggaaggtgccGGAGCGGCGGCTGTGGCAGCGGCTGTTAGCAAAGGGGCTGGGAGGCTTCTCAGCTGCCGAGATCCacctataaatacaaaataa
- the LOC142076663 gene encoding uncharacterized protein LOC142076663 isoform X4: MGDGDVVSIWDAVSAYILGQLKLDKGVLVTGLGTFAMVQEQFHGEGEVYVVRRPVFRLDVDALRLQELAFPTVVIPGDVKIKPLNYKWLSQATSFPRHVVKNCVQETVLLYSFQLRNRQRLAFAFKGIGVLSCKDDVLCMRFYYDCVTGLASKASRIALLRTRLWMPGAAVSSGATTARETQAAPAHAFPRFQFLVIRGAVAKGFSTWHEKAAEKHKIRRGTGAGPCCPGAEGHPDKLLQRRVKLSLPVLPSQGPGTRQQDMGKETSASVLPPCPGSSPRTKEAGRQETAPPARPTAALPSSEGCRRALQEVWQLSAEWEQVKTGWQERRQQAQAEWAAWEAWSAGEDRQPPQALGTGGAWTPHPPAQPRGKEVNERWRKAENPLPAEEMAAAAQLKRLQPDHLSPRALQVLRRLEPHQARRNIFKHVAENNRRHQEQQRQLPCTRCQYRSRGEGAGAAAVAAAVSKGAGRLLSCRDPPINTK, from the exons ATGTTGTGTCTATCTGGGATGCTGTGTCTGCGTACATCCTGGGACAGCTGAAGCTGGACAAG GGTGTCCTGGTCACAGGACTCGGGACCTTCGCTATGGTCCAAGAGCAATTCCACGGCGAAGGAGAGGTGTATGTGGTCCGAAGACCCGTCTTCCGGCTGGACGTGGATGCGTTACGTCTGCAGGAGCTCGCGTTCCCCACAGTGGTTATCCCTG GCGATGTCAAGATCAAGCCACTGAACTACAAGTGGCTATCGCAAGCCACCTCCTTCCCGCGGCACGTGGTGAAGAACTGTGTGCAAGAGACCGTACTCTTGTACTCtttccagctgaggaacaggCAGCGCCTCGCCTTCGCCTTCAAGGGCATTGGCGTTCTGTCCTGCAAAGACGACGTCCTGTGCATGCGGTTTTATTACGACTGCGTCACAGGGCTGGCGAGCAAGGCCAGCCGGATTGCACTGCTTCGCACT AGGCTGTGGATGCCAGGTGCAGCTGTCTCCAGTGGAGCCACCACCGCTCGGGAgacacaggctgctcctgcccacgCGTTCCCAAG gTTTCAGTTCCTGGTGATCCGCGGAGCAGTGGCCAAGGGTTTCTCCACCTGGCACgagaaggctgcagaaaagcacaagatCAGAAGAGGCACGGGAGCGGGTCCCTGCTGTCCAG gtgCAGAGGGGCATCCTGACAAGCTGCTGCAGAGGCGGGTGAAGCTTTCCCTCCCCGTGCTGCCAAGCCAGGGGCCAGGCACAAGGCAGCaagacatggggaaggagacTTCTGCCAG TGTGCTCCCCCCATGTCCGGGCAGCTCCCCCAGGacgaaggaggcaggcaggcaggagacaGCTCCTCCAGCCAGGCCCACCGCTGCACTCCCGTcctctgaaggctgcaggagagcGTTGCAG GAGGTCTGGCAGCtgtctgcagagtgggagcaagTGAAGACCGGGTGGCAAGAGCGGCGACAGCAAGCCCAGGCAGAATGGGCGGCGTGGGAAGCCTGGTCTGCAGGGGAGGACCGACAGCCGCCCCAG GCACTCGGCACTGGAGGCGCTTGGactccccaccctccagcccagcccaggggaaaggaggtcaacgagaggtggaggaaggctgaaaaccctctcccagcagaggagatggcagcagcagcccagctgaagaGACTCCAGCCTGA CCACCTTTCCCCACGAGCGCTCCAGGTCCTCAGAAGGCTGGAGCCGCATCAGGCACGGAGGAACATATTCAAGCACGTCGCTGAGAACAACAGACGGCAtcaagagcagcagaggcagctccccTG cACTAGATGCCAGTaccgcagcagaggggaaggtgccGGAGCGGCGGCTGTGGCAGCGGCTGTTAGCAAAGGGGCTGGGAGGCTTCTCAGCTGCCGAGATCCacctataaatacaaaataa
- the LOC142076663 gene encoding uncharacterized protein LOC142076663 isoform X1, whose protein sequence is MEGCCTVAVGLELSSLFPTLLQLSTKDVVSIWDAVSAYILGQLKLDKGVLVTGLGTFAMVQEQFHGEGEVYVVRRPVFRLDVDALRLQELAFPTVVIPGDVKIKPLNYKWLSQATSFPRHVVKNCVQETVLLYSFQLRNRQRLAFAFKGIGVLSCKDDVLCMRFYYDCVTGLASKASRIALLRTRLWMPGAAVSSGATTARETQAAPAHAFPRFQFLVIRGAVAKGFSTWHEKAAEKHKIRRGTGAGPCCPGAEGHPDKLLQRRVKLSLPVLPSQGPGTRQQDMGKETSASVLPPCPGSSPRTKEAGRQETAPPARPTAALPSSEGCRRALQEVWQLSAEWEQVKTGWQERRQQAQAEWAAWEAWSAGEDRQPPQALGTGGAWTPHPPAQPRGKEVNERWRKAENPLPAEEMAAAAQLKRLQPDHLSPRALQVLRRLEPHQARRNIFKHVAENNRRHQEQQRQLPCTRCQYRSRGEGAGAAAVAAAVSKGAGRLLSCRDPPINTK, encoded by the exons ATGGAGGGCTGCTGCACCGTGGCCGTCGGCTTGGAGCTGAGCAGCTTGTTCCCCacactcctgcagctctccaccaAGG ATGTTGTGTCTATCTGGGATGCTGTGTCTGCGTACATCCTGGGACAGCTGAAGCTGGACAAG GGTGTCCTGGTCACAGGACTCGGGACCTTCGCTATGGTCCAAGAGCAATTCCACGGCGAAGGAGAGGTGTATGTGGTCCGAAGACCCGTCTTCCGGCTGGACGTGGATGCGTTACGTCTGCAGGAGCTCGCGTTCCCCACAGTGGTTATCCCTG GCGATGTCAAGATCAAGCCACTGAACTACAAGTGGCTATCGCAAGCCACCTCCTTCCCGCGGCACGTGGTGAAGAACTGTGTGCAAGAGACCGTACTCTTGTACTCtttccagctgaggaacaggCAGCGCCTCGCCTTCGCCTTCAAGGGCATTGGCGTTCTGTCCTGCAAAGACGACGTCCTGTGCATGCGGTTTTATTACGACTGCGTCACAGGGCTGGCGAGCAAGGCCAGCCGGATTGCACTGCTTCGCACT AGGCTGTGGATGCCAGGTGCAGCTGTCTCCAGTGGAGCCACCACCGCTCGGGAgacacaggctgctcctgcccacgCGTTCCCAAG gTTTCAGTTCCTGGTGATCCGCGGAGCAGTGGCCAAGGGTTTCTCCACCTGGCACgagaaggctgcagaaaagcacaagatCAGAAGAGGCACGGGAGCGGGTCCCTGCTGTCCAG gtgCAGAGGGGCATCCTGACAAGCTGCTGCAGAGGCGGGTGAAGCTTTCCCTCCCCGTGCTGCCAAGCCAGGGGCCAGGCACAAGGCAGCaagacatggggaaggagacTTCTGCCAG TGTGCTCCCCCCATGTCCGGGCAGCTCCCCCAGGacgaaggaggcaggcaggcaggagacaGCTCCTCCAGCCAGGCCCACCGCTGCACTCCCGTcctctgaaggctgcaggagagcGTTGCAG GAGGTCTGGCAGCtgtctgcagagtgggagcaagTGAAGACCGGGTGGCAAGAGCGGCGACAGCAAGCCCAGGCAGAATGGGCGGCGTGGGAAGCCTGGTCTGCAGGGGAGGACCGACAGCCGCCCCAG GCACTCGGCACTGGAGGCGCTTGGactccccaccctccagcccagcccaggggaaaggaggtcaacgagaggtggaggaaggctgaaaaccctctcccagcagaggagatggcagcagcagcccagctgaagaGACTCCAGCCTGA CCACCTTTCCCCACGAGCGCTCCAGGTCCTCAGAAGGCTGGAGCCGCATCAGGCACGGAGGAACATATTCAAGCACGTCGCTGAGAACAACAGACGGCAtcaagagcagcagaggcagctccccTG cACTAGATGCCAGTaccgcagcagaggggaaggtgccGGAGCGGCGGCTGTGGCAGCGGCTGTTAGCAAAGGGGCTGGGAGGCTTCTCAGCTGCCGAGATCCacctataaatacaaaataa